The proteins below come from a single Benincasa hispida cultivar B227 chromosome 4, ASM972705v1, whole genome shotgun sequence genomic window:
- the LOC120075277 gene encoding umecyanin-like — MSRTMASLTCLFLFGTFFHVVVAIDHEVGGDFGWNLPPTLTFFSKWARNNTFFVGDRLRFTPRANETHTYAEAKSEKEFDECVEQGIVFDPSIILTLQNNRLGRRYFICTDGNHCNMGMKFTIDVLPISVTTPNTAVKIDALLPILLFIIFMANLFFFV, encoded by the exons ATGAGTAGAACAATGGCTTCCCTTACATGTCTCTTCCTTTTCGGAACTTTCTTCCACGTTGTTGTTGCTATCGACCACGAGGTTGGAGGTGATTTTGGTTGGAACTTACCTCCAACTCTTACCTTCTTCTCTAAATGGGCTCGTAATAACACTTTCTTCGTTGGTGATAGGCTAA GATTCACACCCAGAGCCAACGAGACTCACACTTATGCTGAAGCAAAATCCGAGAAGGAATTTGATGAATGTGTAGAACAGGGAATAGTTTTCGATCCTTCAATAATTTTAACCCTACAAAATAATCGTCTTGGCCGTCGTTATTTTATCTGCACCGATGGGAACCATTGCAACATGGGCATGAAATTTACCATTGATGTTTTACCTATATCAGTAACAACGCCAAATACCGCAGTCAAAATTGATGCCTTGCTGCCTATACTTCTCTTCATCATTTTTATGGCTaatctcttcttctttgtttga